In one Bradyrhizobium sp. 4 genomic region, the following are encoded:
- the ugpB gene encoding sn-glycerol-3-phosphate ABC transporter substrate-binding protein UgpB, with amino-acid sequence MPRLKQGRSPSSRDTERAIVISALRFLQVIAALAALSLAAPVRAATDIAWWHAMSGELGRQLEKLASDFNASQPDYRVVPTYKGSYTETVTAAIFAFRSRSQPAIVQVNEVATATMTAAKGAIYPVFSLMRDMNEPFSLNDYLPAVSGYYTDAAGNLLSFPFNSSTPILYYNKTMFRDAGLDPEAPPKTWPELGAAAKRLRDRGAACGFTTSWPSWIHVENFSAFHNLPLATRTNGFAALDAELTINNPSLVRHVAELSEWQKTKVFDYSGRGQSAEPRFQNGECGIFIGSSATRADIKANSKFEIGYGMMPYWPDVKGAPQNSIIGGATLWVLRDRPREEYKGVARFFAYLSQPGVQAAWHQNTGYLPVTRAAFELTRAQGFYERNPGSAMSFEEITLHPPTENSKGIRLGSFVLIRGAIEDELEQAFAGRKSAQAALDAAVERGNKILRQFERASPDR; translated from the coding sequence ATGCCGCGCCTTAAGCAGGGACGGTCGCCGTCGTCGCGCGATACGGAAAGAGCCATCGTGATTTCAGCATTGCGCTTCTTGCAGGTCATCGCCGCCCTTGCGGCCCTCTCCTTGGCCGCGCCGGTGCGGGCCGCGACCGACATCGCGTGGTGGCACGCCATGTCCGGCGAACTCGGCCGCCAGCTCGAGAAGCTTGCTTCCGACTTCAACGCCTCGCAGCCGGACTATCGCGTCGTGCCGACTTACAAGGGCAGTTACACCGAGACGGTCACGGCCGCGATTTTCGCCTTCCGCTCGCGCAGCCAGCCCGCGATCGTCCAGGTCAACGAGGTCGCCACCGCCACCATGACCGCGGCCAAGGGCGCGATCTATCCCGTGTTCAGCCTGATGCGGGACATGAACGAGCCGTTCTCGCTCAATGACTATCTTCCCGCGGTCTCCGGCTACTACACCGATGCGGCCGGCAATCTCTTGTCCTTCCCGTTCAATTCGTCGACGCCGATTCTCTATTACAACAAGACCATGTTCCGCGACGCAGGGCTCGATCCGGAGGCGCCGCCGAAGACCTGGCCGGAGCTCGGTGCTGCCGCTAAACGCCTGCGCGATCGCGGCGCGGCGTGCGGCTTCACCACGTCCTGGCCGTCCTGGATCCATGTCGAGAATTTTTCAGCGTTTCACAATCTGCCGCTGGCGACGCGGACCAACGGCTTTGCCGCGCTCGATGCCGAGTTGACCATCAACAATCCGTCTCTCGTGCGTCACGTCGCCGAGCTCAGCGAGTGGCAGAAGACGAAGGTGTTCGACTATAGCGGCCGCGGCCAGTCGGCCGAGCCGCGCTTCCAGAACGGCGAATGCGGCATCTTCATCGGCTCCTCGGCGACGCGCGCCGACATCAAGGCGAACTCGAAGTTCGAGATCGGCTACGGCATGATGCCGTATTGGCCCGACGTGAAGGGCGCGCCGCAGAATTCGATCATCGGCGGCGCCACGCTGTGGGTGCTGCGCGATCGACCGCGCGAGGAATACAAGGGGGTGGCGCGATTCTTCGCTTATCTGTCGCAGCCCGGCGTGCAGGCCGCCTGGCACCAGAACACCGGTTATCTGCCTGTCACCCGCGCCGCCTTCGAGCTGACGCGCGCGCAAGGGTTTTACGAGCGCAATCCGGGCTCGGCGATGTCGTTCGAGGAGATCACGCTGCATCCGCCGACGGAGAATTCGAAGGGCATCCGGCTCGGCTCCTTCGTGCTGATCCGCGGCGCGATCGAGGACGAGCTGGAGCAGGCCTTTGCCGGCCGCAAGAGCGCGCAAGCCGCGCTCGATGCCGCGGTCGAGCGC
- a CDS encoding TRAP transporter substrate-binding protein, with protein MPVLNRAERSRTGVIFVALLIAICATGAAAREFRAADTQTEDYPTVQALRYMGALIAERSGGRHEVKVFHSRQLGEEKETIEQTRVGAIDLNRTNVALIGNFVPAMNVLAMPFLFRSIEHMQKVLDGPIGGEILGSFEPYGFVGLAFYDSGARSIYNGARPVRNVADLKGLRIRVQQSELMSQMIRALGAEPVEMPYGQVLAGLANHLIDGAENNWPSYVTTDHYKHAGYLALTEHTMSPEVLVISLKAWKSLSADDQTIFREAAQRSSRFMREKWRDLEEQSQRKAEEAGVTIVRDIDRKPFEDAMVAIYTKAGQDPAAAVLIERIRKVE; from the coding sequence GTGCCAGTGTTGAACCGTGCCGAACGCTCGCGGACCGGGGTGATTTTCGTCGCGCTTCTGATCGCCATCTGCGCGACGGGGGCCGCTGCGCGGGAATTCCGCGCCGCCGACACCCAGACCGAGGATTATCCGACCGTGCAGGCGCTGCGCTACATGGGCGCCCTGATCGCCGAGCGCAGCGGCGGCCGGCACGAGGTCAAGGTGTTCCACTCCCGCCAGCTCGGCGAGGAGAAGGAGACCATCGAGCAGACCCGGGTCGGCGCGATCGATCTCAACCGGACCAATGTGGCGCTGATCGGCAACTTCGTCCCGGCGATGAACGTGCTGGCGATGCCGTTCCTGTTCCGGTCCATCGAGCACATGCAGAAGGTGCTGGACGGGCCGATCGGCGGCGAGATCCTCGGCAGCTTCGAGCCCTATGGCTTCGTTGGCCTCGCCTTCTACGATTCCGGCGCGCGGTCGATCTACAACGGCGCCCGCCCGGTCAGAAACGTCGCGGACCTCAAGGGATTGCGGATCCGGGTGCAGCAGTCGGAGTTGATGAGCCAGATGATCCGCGCGCTCGGCGCGGAGCCGGTCGAGATGCCCTATGGACAGGTGCTTGCCGGGCTTGCCAACCATCTGATCGACGGCGCCGAGAACAACTGGCCCTCCTACGTGACGACGGACCATTACAAGCATGCCGGCTATCTCGCGCTCACCGAGCACACGATGAGCCCCGAAGTGCTGGTGATCTCGCTGAAGGCGTGGAAAAGCCTGTCGGCCGACGACCAGACCATCTTCCGGGAAGCCGCGCAGCGCTCCAGCCGATTCATGCGCGAGAAATGGCGCGACCTCGAGGAGCAGTCGCAGCGCAAGGCGGAAGAAGCGGGCGTCACCATCGTCAGGGATATCGACCGCAAGCCGTTCGAGGACGCGATGGTCGCGATCTACACCAAGGCCGGGCAAGATCCGGCCGCGGCCGTGCTGATCGAACGCATTCGCAAGGTGGAGTGA